The proteins below come from a single Zea mays cultivar B73 chromosome 8, Zm-B73-REFERENCE-NAM-5.0, whole genome shotgun sequence genomic window:
- the LOC103635256 gene encoding uncharacterized protein — translation MKWEDAMELTCTAATSSSGEARASNTGKGTDLAKSKFSKTGAKSKAVVVAGKAKKPPAANSTSPYHYAYPYYRYQHPDPSRGVDGFFPAAAEAMLEAVKVDPSWSRVESSRSVSVPVRFVGSDPEPVRRAARMPPAAVLRKRAPSSEAAVIRLQAAARGFMARKSVRAVREVEREAAEVGEKVAREAEALRGDARARIAVGEALMKMMLRLDVVRDAREYRKRVTKRVLALQDVVDALEPKSALYSEVVAEENESEVTSEMADDGAEAAEMPVAAEHSGGIEVNAAAETVANMEVDGGKANSEAVPEAVKESENKQDDMHINDDQTEVSDEGKWKMVADEAERTTEATRSTEALPQAPMTSEVTRMTWEAGAADSVLDTRKVMEMVEALCGQNTQHCAVIGALAERVGALDRAVRLVENAERRRRRGKKLKKDGKGNNRCYTN, via the coding sequence GGTAAGGGCACTGATTTGGCAAAGTCCAAGTTTTCCAAGACGGGGGCCAAATCTAAGGCTGTCGTGGTGGCTGGGAAGGCAAAGAAACCGCCGGCAGCTAATTCGACGTCCCCGTACCACTACGCCTATCCCTACTACCGGTACCAGCACCCTGATCCGTCCCGCGGCGTCGACGGGTTCTTCCCTGCCGCCGCAGAAGCCATGCTGGAGGCGGTGAAGGTGGACCCCTCGTGGTCCAGGGTCGAGTCTTCGAGGTCGGTCTCAGTTCCTGTCCGCTTCGTCGGTTCCGACCCGGAGCCGGTGCGCAGGGCGGCCAGGATGCCACCGGCGGCGGTGCTGAGGAAGCGGGCGCCGTCGTCAGAGGCGGCGGTGATTAGGCTGCAGGCCGCGGCGCGCGGGTTCATGGCGAGGAAGTCGGTGCGTGCTGTTCGTGAGGTGGAGCGTGAGGCGGCGGAGGTCGGGGAGAAGGTTGCGCGTGAGGCAGAGGCGCTGCGCGGGGACGCGAGGGCGCGGATCGCCGTCGGGGAGGCGCTGATGAAGATGATGTTGCGACTCGATGTGGTGCGCGACGCGCGTGAATACCGGAAGAGGGTCACCAAGCGGGTCCTCGCGCTGCAGGATGTTGTTGATGCCCTCGAACCAAAGTCGGCGCTGTATTCGGAGGTCGTGGCGGAGGAGAACGAGTCTGAGGTGACGTCCGAGATGGCGGACGACGGCGCGGAGGCGGCGGAGATGCCGGTCGCCGCGGAGCACAGCGGCGGGATTGAGGTGAATGCAGCGGCTGAGACGGTTGCCAATATGGAGGTGGACGGGGGTAAAGCTAACAGCGAGGCGGTGCCAGAAGCGGTGAAGGAATCCGAAAATAAGCAGGACGACATGCACATTAATGACGACCAGACGGAAGTCTCCGATGAGGGCAAATGGAAGATGGTGGCGGATGAAGCGGAGCGTACAACTGAGGCGACGAGGTCCACGGAGGCGCTCCCGCAGGCACCGATGACGAGCGAGGTGACGAGGATGACATGGGAGGCCGGAGCTGCCGACAGCGTCCTGGACACTCGGAAGGTTATGGAGATGGTCGAGGCCCTGTGCGGGCAGAACACGCAGCATTGTGCGGTGATCGGGGCTCTGGCGGAGCGTGTGGGCGCGCTTGACCGTGCCGTGCGGCTGGTGGAGAACGCCGAGCGCCGTCGGCGGCGGGGCAAGAAGCTGAAGAAGGATGGGAAGGGGAACAACAGGTGCTACACCAATTGA